A portion of the Paenibacillus marchantiae genome contains these proteins:
- the prsW gene encoding glutamic-type intramembrane protease PrsW — MLLFSVLAAAVAPGLALLTYFYLKDRYDSEPLHMVFRVFLMGILMVLPVMIIQRGMMIWLGDNPYVESILISGGVEEFVKWFVIYHIIYNHTEFDEPYDGILYSVAVSLGFATVENVLYAFAGNASVSAMFIRALLPVSGHAMFAVIMGYYMGRAKFSDGKKKRWFLMLSLVLPFFWHALYDVIMNTMVNHWLWFIAPLMAGLWYGAMGKITRANNRSPFRFVKREEEIKL, encoded by the coding sequence GTGCTTTTGTTTTCGGTTTTAGCGGCAGCAGTAGCTCCGGGTCTCGCCTTGTTAACATACTTTTATCTGAAAGACCGTTATGACTCTGAACCTCTTCACATGGTATTTCGAGTCTTTCTCATGGGGATTCTGATGGTACTGCCTGTGATGATTATTCAGCGTGGCATGATGATCTGGCTTGGAGATAATCCTTATGTTGAATCCATCCTGATTTCAGGTGGGGTTGAAGAGTTCGTCAAATGGTTTGTGATATACCATATTATTTATAACCATACCGAATTTGACGAGCCTTATGATGGGATTCTATACTCCGTTGCTGTTTCACTCGGATTTGCTACAGTTGAGAATGTGTTGTATGCCTTTGCGGGGAATGCTTCCGTCTCAGCTATGTTCATTCGTGCATTGCTTCCTGTATCAGGTCACGCCATGTTTGCAGTAATTATGGGTTATTACATGGGGCGGGCCAAGTTTTCGGATGGCAAGAAAAAACGTTGGTTTCTTATGCTCTCACTGGTTCTACCGTTCTTCTGGCATGCGCTTTATGATGTCATTATGAATACCATGGTGAATCATTGGTTATGGTTCATTGCGCCATTGATGGCGGGATTATGGTACGGTGCGATGGGCAAAATTACAAGGGCCAACAATCGTTCTCCTTTTCGTTTTGTGAAGCGTGAGGAAGAGATTAAATTATAA